The proteins below come from a single Streptomyces sp. MRC013 genomic window:
- a CDS encoding transposase family protein yields the protein MVTYVAMLDVPRHVVEYVARLLAGHRRRIGTPKGSRALSPFRQAVFVLRWFREAGCVHCLARDAGISQATGYRYLHEAIDVLADQAPELQEVLDRCRARQMSHVVLDGTLISCDRVAGTTEKGNDLWYSGKARHFAGNIQFVAAPDGTPLWVSDVEPGSVHGLRAARIHALPALYAAARAGLPTLADVGYTGAGKGIHTPFRPHPDIASPLAPDNRAHNRLLRGIRALGERAAAELKQRWRALQHVTLSPSRIGRIAQAALVLNNSWK from the coding sequence TTGGTCACCTATGTTGCCATGCTCGACGTCCCGCGCCACGTGGTGGAATACGTGGCCCGGCTGCTGGCCGGCCACCGCCGCCGGATCGGCACCCCGAAGGGCTCCCGGGCGTTGAGCCCGTTCCGGCAGGCCGTCTTCGTGCTGCGCTGGTTCCGCGAGGCCGGCTGCGTGCACTGCCTGGCCCGCGATGCGGGAATCTCGCAGGCCACCGGCTACCGCTACCTCCACGAGGCGATCGACGTCCTGGCCGACCAGGCCCCCGAGCTGCAGGAGGTGCTGGACCGCTGCCGCGCGCGGCAGATGAGCCACGTGGTGCTGGACGGCACCCTGATCTCCTGCGACCGTGTCGCCGGGACTACCGAGAAGGGCAACGACCTGTGGTACTCCGGCAAGGCTCGGCACTTCGCCGGGAACATCCAGTTCGTGGCCGCACCCGACGGCACCCCGCTGTGGGTCTCCGACGTCGAACCCGGATCCGTCCACGGCCTGCGTGCCGCCCGCATCCATGCCCTGCCCGCCTTGTACGCGGCGGCCCGCGCCGGTCTGCCGACGCTGGCCGACGTCGGCTACACCGGCGCCGGCAAGGGCATCCACACCCCGTTCCGTCCGCACCCCGACATCGCTTCCCCGCTCGCGCCGGACAACCGCGCCCACAACCGGCTCCTGCGCGGCATCCGGGCCCTGGGCGAACGGGCCGCCGCTGAACTCAAGCAGCGCTGGCGCGCGCTGCAGCACGTCACGCTCAGCCCCAGCCGGATCGGACGCATCGCCCAAGCCGCACTCGTCCTCAACAACTCATGGAAGTGA